In Deltaproteobacteria bacterium, a single genomic region encodes these proteins:
- a CDS encoding sigma 54-dependent Fis family transcriptional regulator has protein sequence MSATATVHTEALGPAGAAPLPCQVVVIEGPDAGRAVELGPGETVIGCDPGCDLPLTDPAVSRRHLSVRRDGDRFAVRDLDSRNHTLYEGGRLGAASLPVGATLKLGHTFVRLQPRPQPLVLTPSRARRMGELVAESLAMREVFAVLELAADGDVSVLLEGETGVGKELAARALHDVGARRRGRFVAIDCGALPETLLESELFGHVRGAFTGASAARAGAFVRADGGTIFLDELDTISGAVQARLLRVLEQRRVRAVGADDETAIDVRVVAAARRDLRALVAEGSFRADLYYRLSVVRVVLPPLRERREDVAPIVGELLRLRGLAEPGPIAGPNLDRLLAHEWPGNARELRNAIDRALALSPGATRFDGLRLALDGDVGQREALVVRDELPFAAAKQAVVDEFERRYLRALFDRNDGNISAAAREADLDRKHLRALLVRHGILATP, from the coding sequence GTGTCGGCGACCGCGACGGTTCACACCGAGGCACTCGGGCCCGCCGGCGCCGCACCGCTACCGTGCCAGGTGGTCGTGATCGAAGGTCCCGATGCCGGTCGTGCGGTCGAGCTCGGGCCCGGCGAGACCGTGATCGGCTGCGACCCGGGCTGCGATCTCCCGCTGACCGACCCGGCGGTGTCGCGGCGGCACCTGAGCGTGCGCCGCGACGGCGACCGCTTCGCCGTGCGGGACCTCGACAGCCGCAATCACACCCTCTACGAAGGTGGGCGACTGGGCGCGGCATCGCTGCCGGTGGGCGCGACGCTCAAGCTCGGCCACACGTTCGTGCGACTGCAGCCGCGGCCGCAGCCGCTGGTGCTGACGCCGAGCCGCGCGCGCCGGATGGGCGAGCTGGTCGCCGAGAGCCTCGCGATGCGCGAGGTCTTCGCGGTGCTCGAGCTCGCGGCCGATGGCGACGTCTCGGTGCTGCTCGAGGGCGAGACCGGCGTGGGCAAGGAGCTGGCCGCCCGCGCGCTGCACGATGTCGGTGCGCGTCGACGGGGGCGCTTCGTCGCGATCGACTGCGGCGCGCTGCCGGAGACGCTGCTGGAGAGCGAGCTGTTCGGCCACGTGCGCGGGGCCTTCACCGGCGCCAGCGCAGCGCGGGCAGGCGCGTTCGTGCGGGCCGACGGCGGCACCATCTTCCTCGACGAGCTCGACACCATCTCGGGTGCGGTACAGGCACGACTGCTGAGGGTGCTCGAACAACGGCGGGTGCGGGCGGTCGGCGCCGACGACGAGACCGCGATCGACGTGCGCGTGGTCGCAGCTGCGCGCCGCGACCTGCGGGCGTTGGTGGCCGAGGGCAGCTTCCGCGCCGACCTCTACTACCGCCTGTCGGTGGTGCGGGTGGTACTGCCGCCCCTGCGCGAGCGTCGGGAGGATGTCGCGCCGATCGTCGGCGAGCTGCTGCGCCTCCGTGGACTCGCCGAGCCCGGGCCGATCGCGGGGCCCAACCTCGACCGACTGCTGGCCCACGAGTGGCCCGGCAACGCCCGCGAGCTGCGCAACGCGATCGATCGCGCGCTGGCGCTGTCGCCGGGGGCCACCCGCTTCGACGGGCTGCGGCTCGCACTCGATGGCGACGTGGGCCAGCGCGAGGCCCTGGTCGTGCGCGACGAGCTACCGTTCGCCGCCGCCAAGCAGGCGGTGGTCGACGAGTTCGAGCGTCGCTATCTGCGAGCGCTGTTCGATCGCAACGACGGCAACATCTCGGCCGCAGCCCGCGAGGCCGACCTCGATCGCAAGCACCTGCGCGCGCTGCTGGTGCGTCACGGCATCCTCGCCACGCCGTGA
- a CDS encoding serine/threonine protein kinase produces MNLPAQLGGYRVLARIGSGGMAEVFAGERVGASGFRKPVAIKALLPERADEPELQRQLIAEAKLGATLHHANLVEVLDLGVDDGRYFMVMERVDGLDLRRALLRSRPAPGVALAIVDAVAAALAHLHRARDERGRPLGIVHRDVTPSNILLSREGEVKLADYGIAKATAHASQPAAGVVRGKFAYLSPEQVEGAALSGGSDQFALGVVAVELLTGTRAFEADDVATTLERIRRAAPTLDGVPESLQPMLRRVLARVPAERFEGMDELRRALAAARAGLEPAGDASIAAWVQAPPAAHDRPTQP; encoded by the coding sequence ATGAACCTGCCTGCGCAGCTCGGGGGCTACCGCGTCCTCGCGCGCATCGGCAGCGGTGGCATGGCCGAGGTGTTCGCGGGCGAGCGCGTGGGGGCCAGTGGCTTCCGCAAGCCGGTCGCGATCAAGGCGCTGCTGCCCGAGCGCGCCGACGAGCCCGAGCTGCAGCGACAGCTGATCGCCGAGGCCAAGCTGGGCGCGACCCTGCACCACGCCAACCTCGTCGAGGTCTTGGATCTCGGGGTCGATGACGGTCGCTACTTCATGGTGATGGAGCGCGTCGATGGCCTCGATCTGCGCCGCGCGCTGCTGCGCTCGCGCCCGGCCCCCGGGGTCGCGCTCGCGATCGTCGACGCGGTCGCCGCGGCGCTGGCCCACCTGCACCGGGCCCGCGACGAGCGGGGGCGGCCGCTCGGGATCGTGCACCGCGATGTCACGCCGTCGAACATCTTGCTGTCGCGGGAGGGCGAGGTGAAGCTCGCCGACTACGGCATCGCGAAGGCGACTGCGCACGCCAGCCAGCCCGCGGCTGGGGTCGTGCGAGGCAAGTTCGCGTACCTCTCACCCGAGCAGGTCGAGGGCGCGGCGCTGTCCGGCGGCAGCGACCAGTTCGCGCTCGGCGTCGTGGCTGTGGAGCTGCTGACGGGCACGCGAGCGTTCGAGGCCGACGACGTCGCGACCACGCTCGAGCGCATCCGCCGGGCCGCGCCGACGTTGGATGGCGTGCCGGAATCACTGCAGCCGATGCTGCGGCGCGTCCTCGCCCGCGTGCCGGCCGAGCGCTTCGAGGGCATGGACGAGCTGCGGCGGGCGCTGGCCGCGGCGCGGGCAGGGTTGGAGCCTGCGGGTGACGCGTCGATCGCCGCGTGGGTGCAGGCGCCGCCCGCGGCGCACGACCGCCCCACGCAACCCTGA
- a CDS encoding serine/threonine-protein phosphatase, which produces MTLACDGRSVVGRRRSNQDAMLLRPRSGVFAVADGMGGYEGGEVASALVVAAIDTFMGRLDIDPEGTWPQRSRASLGPLAQAVDVALRAADHAVRRERRGRLARMGSTAVLAWFHRGQLALAHVGDSRLYRLRAQLELLTDDHSVAAELTRSGMPAEVVSPALLACLTRAIGMDGAAEPALRLEPVCAGDRYLLCSDGLWGALDDDAIADVLAHCRDDGRACEALVEDAYHAGSTDNITAVVVTVHGVARMP; this is translated from the coding sequence ATGACGCTCGCCTGCGACGGCCGCTCGGTGGTCGGCCGCCGCCGCTCCAATCAAGACGCGATGCTGCTGCGTCCTCGCTCGGGCGTGTTCGCAGTCGCCGACGGCATGGGCGGCTACGAGGGTGGCGAGGTCGCGAGCGCGCTGGTGGTCGCCGCGATCGATACCTTCATGGGCCGGCTCGACATCGATCCCGAGGGCACGTGGCCGCAGCGCTCGCGCGCGTCGCTGGGGCCACTGGCGCAGGCCGTCGACGTGGCCCTGCGCGCGGCCGACCACGCAGTTCGCAGGGAGCGACGCGGACGACTGGCGCGCATGGGCTCGACCGCCGTGCTGGCGTGGTTCCATCGTGGTCAGCTCGCGCTCGCCCACGTCGGGGACTCGCGACTGTACCGGCTGCGTGCACAGCTCGAGCTGCTCACCGACGATCACTCCGTCGCCGCCGAGCTCACGCGCTCCGGCATGCCGGCAGAGGTGGTCTCACCCGCACTGCTGGCGTGTCTGACGCGCGCGATCGGCATGGATGGCGCGGCCGAGCCCGCGCTACGGCTCGAGCCGGTGTGCGCCGGCGACCGCTACCTGCTGTGCTCCGACGGGCTATGGGGTGCGCTCGACGACGACGCGATCGCGGACGTGCTCGCGCACTGTCGCGACGACGGGCGTGCCTGCGAGGCGCTGGTCGAGGACGCCTACCACGCCGGCAGCACCGACAACATCACCGCGGTGGTGGTGACCGTTCACGGCGTGGCGAGGATGCCGTGA